A region of the Mesoterricola sediminis genome:
CACCGCCTCTCCCCGGCCTGGTCCATCCGCGCCGGCCTCTTCCTGGTGCCCTCGGGCCTCCTCAACGAGCGCCACGAGCCCACCGTCTACTACGGCGTGGAGCGCAACCTGGTGGAGACCGCCATCATCCCCAGCACCTGGCGCGAGGGCGGCGTCCAGGTCGCCGGCGACCTGGGGTCCGGCTTCCTCCTCCAGGCCGGCGTCAGCACCGGCTTCGACCTGGGCAAGTGGGACGCCTCCTCCACCGAGGGCGCCGAATCCCCCCTCGGCGCGGTCCACCAGGAGCTGAGCGGGGCCAAGGCCCACGACCTGGCCGTCTTCGGGGCCCTCAACTGGCGCGGCGTGCCGGGCCTGCACCTGGGGGCCTCCATCTTCCACGGCAAGGGCAGCCACGCCGCCTCCGGCGTCCCCCCCCTCTCCGCGACCCTCTGGGAGGCCCACGGGCGCTGGACCCCCGGCGCCTGGGACCTGAGCGCCCTCTACGCCCGGGGCGAGATCTCCGGCACCGCCGCCTTCAACCAGCCCCTGGTGGGCTTCCCCACCCTCATGCCCAGGACCTTCGACGGCTGGTACGTCCAGGCCGCGCGCCAGGTGTGGGCCTCCGGCCCGCGCGCCCTGGCGGCCTTCGCCCGGTTCGAGACCGTGAACACGGCGGCCGCCTTCGCGACCCTGAGCCCGGCCAGCCTCACCCCCGCCCCGGCCCGGGCGGAGCGGGTGTGGACCGCCGGGGCCAGCTTCAACCTCAACCCCCACGTGGTCGTGAAGGCGGACCTCCGCCGCTTCCGGGAGGACCGGAACCAGGACCGCTTCAACCTGGGACTGGGCTGGGCGTTTTGAGGCCGGGCCTCAGGCCTTGGGCTTCCAGGCTTCGATGAAGGCTGCGATCTTCGCCCGGTCGTAGCCTTTGTCCTGCTCCAGCACGCCGGTGTCCTGGCTGTGGAGCAGCTTGCCCGCCGCATCCAGCACGAAGAGGTGGGGGTAGCCCGGCACCTTGGGGAACTGGGCGAGGAAGGCCTCGTTCCGGTGGGCCTTGCTGAAGTCCACGGGCACGGTCACGAAGGCGCGGTCCCGGAGGCCCGCCAGCTCCGCGTCGGCGGCGAAGAGGCCGTGGAGGCGGTGGCACCAGGGGCACCAGTTGCCGCCGACGATGAGGAGGATGCGGCGGCCCGACCGGGCTGCCTCCGCCTTCGCCGCCTCCAGATCCTTGAAGCTGTCCCGGGCCGGATCGTAGGGTCCGGTCTGGGGCGCCTTGGCGTCGGGAGGGGCGGCGAGGCCGGGCAGGGTCGCGGCGAGAAGGGCGGTCACGAGGAAGGCGCGCATGCAGGGCTCCGTTGCCTTCGATCATAGCGCGGCGGGCGAGGTCTTCAGGAGGGAGACCGCCACCCGGATCTCGCCGCCGTCCTCGCCCCGCGGACCCACCTTGGCCAGGGTCGCGGCCCGGGCCAGGTCCGAGGCGGCATGGAGCTCGCCGAGCACGTCCACCGCCCGCTGGTGGGGGAGCGCCGCGTCCACCTTCAGGAAGACCTTGCGGAGGCCCGCGGGCTGGAGCAGGACGGCCTCGGCCACCCGGGCCCGGAGCGTCGCGGCGTCCACCGCCTCCCGCTGCAGGAAGAGCCGGCCTTCCCCGTCCAGGCTCACCACGATGGGCGGGGCGGGAAGCCCCCGGGGGCCGTCCACGATCTGGGGCACGGCCACCTTCAGCGCCGGCACGAGGCCCGGCACCAGCACGATGAAGACGATCAGCAGCACCAGCACGATGTCGATGAGGGGCGTGATGTTGATGTCGGCGCGCGCGCGGCTCAGGTCCATGGTTCCCTCCCTTGAAGCAGGCCGAAGGCCTGGCAGGTGATTCCCCGCGCCCTTCACAAACGGCCGACGCCGGCCCGGGGGCCGGCGTCTGAACCTGTTCCTCAAAGAGCGTTGCCCAAGCTTCAGGCCATTCGCTCGCCCGTCAAGATCGCCCCGCCTGAAGTTACGCGGCCGTGAGAAACCCCCCGCGGCAAGGCCCTTCCGTCACGAGGGCGTCACGCCGAGGCGGAAACCCCCTGCGAAGGGCCCCGCGCGGGGAGGGCGTCCGGCGCCTACCCCAGCTTCTCCCGGAGGCTGCGCAGCTTGTCCCCCATCCGCTGCTCCCGGTCGGAGCGGGTGCCGAACTTCACGTCGGTGTGGATGCGGGGGACGCCCATGGCGTGGAGCCGCTCGTGGCAGGCGCGGATCGTCCCGAAGACCGCCTCCCAGTCCCCCTCCAGGTTGGTGCCGTTGGCGTGGGTCTCGAAGGTGAGGCCGCTGGCCTGGAGCACCCGCTCCAGCTCGGCGATGTAGGGGGAGAGGCTGACCCCGACCCCCACGGGGACGACGGTGAAATCGGCGATGACGTGCATGGACCACCTCCCTTCCAGGATCCCACGCCGGCCCTGGCCGGGAGGCCGGCTACCAGATGCGGACGCGGTCCGCCGGGGCCAGGTAGAGCTTCTGCCCGGGCTTCACGCCGAAGGCCTCATACCAGGCGTCCAGGTTGCGGACCACGTTGGGCCGCAGGAAGCCGGGGGTGTGGGGATCGGTCATGACGCGCTTGAGCAGCTCCTCGTCCCGGTACTTCTGGCGCCACACCTGGGCGAAGCCGAGGTAGAAGCGCTGGTCGGGGGTGAATCCGCCGAGGACCTTCCCCGGCTTGCCGGCGAGGGAGGCGTGGTAGGCCTCGTAGGCCACGGTCACGCCGGCCAGGTCCGCGATGTTCTCGCCCAGGGTCAGCTCGCCGTTCACGTGGCTGCCCTTGAGGGGCTCGTAGGCGGCGTACTGCTTCACCAGGCGGTCCGTGAGGGCCGTGAAGCGCTTCACGTCCTCGGGGGTCCACCAGTCGGAGAGCTTGCCGTCCTTGTCGTACTTCCGGCCCTGGTCGTCGAAGTGGTGGCTGATCTCGTGGCCGATCACGGCGCCGATGGCCCCGTAGTTGACCGCGGGATCGGCCTTGGGATCGAAGAACGGCGCCTGCAGGATGGCCGCGGGGAACACGATCTCGTTCCACGAGGGGTTCGCGTAGGCGTTCACCGTCATGGGCGTCATGCCCCACTCGGAGCGGTCGATGGGCTTGCCGATCTTGTCGAGGCTGCGCTGGAACTCGAACTCGGCGGCGCGGAGCAGGTTGCCCACGGGATCCCCGGCCTTGACCTCCAGCCTGGCGTAGTCGCGCCACTTCCCGGGGTAGCCGATCTTGGGGGTGAAGCGCGCCAGCTTGGCCCGGGCCTCGGCCTTGGTGTGCGCGTCCATCCAAGCCAGGTTCGAGAGGCGGCGGTCCATGGCCGCGATGATGTTCTTCACCATCACGTCCATCTGCTGCTTGGCCTCGGGGGGGAAGTACTTGGCGACGTAGAGCTTGCCCACGGCCTCGCCGAGGACCCGGTCGGTGAGGTCCACGCCCCGCTTCCAGCGCGCGGTCTCCTCGGGCTGGCCGTTCAGGACCCGGCCGTTGAAGGCGAAGGAGGTCTCGCCGAAGGCCTTGGGCAGCACGGAGGAGAAGTGGCCCAGGGTGTGGAAGGTCAGGTAGTCCTTCCACACCTCCAGGGGCTCGGAGGCGAGGAGCTTGCCCGTGCCCGCCACCGCGCTGGGCTGGGTCACGATCAGGCGCTCCTGCTTCGGGATCCCCGCCGCCTGGAGGAGGGCCGCCCAGCCCACGCCCGGATAGGTCGTCTCCAGGTCGGCGACGGCGCAGGGGTTGTAGAGCTTCTCCCGCTGGCGGGACTGCACGCGGGTCCAGTGGACCTCGGCGAGCTTCTTCTCCAGGCCGTAGATCCCCGCGGCCTTGGCGTCCGCGTCCTTGATCCCGGCCAGGGTCAGCATGGCCGCGATGTGCTTGACGTACTTCTCGCGGATGGGGCCGAACTTGGGGTTCTTGGCGTCCAGGTAGTAGTCCCGGTCCGGGAGGCCGAGGCCGCCGGCGCCCACCATCACCGAGATGATGTCGGGGTTCTTCATGTCCTGCGCGGCCCGCAGCCCCAGGGGGCCGCGGCCGCCGGTGCGCATGGCCTTGCCCAGCCAGGCGCTCAGGGCCTGGCGGTCGCCGATGGCCTGGATGCCGCCCAGGATGGGCTGGATGGGCGCGAGGCCGGCGGCCTCGATGGCCTTCTCGTCCATGAAGCTGGTGTAGAGGTCCTTGATCTTCTGGGCCTCGGTGCCGGGCTTGGCCGGCTTCTTGGCCACGGCCTCCACCAGGACGCGGGTGCGCTTCTGGCTCAGGTCCCGGAGCATGGTGAACATGCCGTAGTCGGAGCGGTCCGCCGGGATCTCCAGCTTGCGCATGTAGGCGCCGCCGGCGTAGCCCGCCCAGTCGTCGCCGGGCAGGAGGGTCCGGTCCATGCCCTCGGTGTCGATGCCGAAGGCGCCGAGCACGCAGCGGGAAGCGTGGGCGGGGGCCTTGTCGGCGGCCGCGAGGACCGTGGGGGCGAGGATGAGGGCGCCGGCCGCAAGCCGTGCGAGGAGAGACGTTCGCATCATGGGAGCTCCAGGGATATACCTCGTTATGAATGGTAGGAGGGGGGCGCCGGGTTGGCCAGCCCAAAGACGGGGCGCCGGCGCGGTATCCTGCCTTCCATGAGGAAGCTGCAGCCCCCCGCAACCAGGCCCGGCCTGCACCCCGCCAACCCCCACCGGGCCCCCTACGCCTTCGAGGCCCTGGTGGCGGCCGTCCCTTCCCTCGGCCCCCACGTGCGCCGAAATCCGGCCGGACTGCCGACCATCGATTTCGCGGATCCCACCGCTGTCCGCCTCCTCAACCGGGCCCTCCTCGCCACCACGTACGGGGTCCGGGACTGGGACCTGCCCGAGGGCTACCTGGTGCCCCCCGTGCCCGGCCGCGCCGACACCATCCATCACCTGGCCGGGCTCTTCGCGGCCCCCCGGGGCCTGCGCGTCCTGGAGATCGGCGTGGGCGCGGGCCTCATCCACCCCATCCTCGGCCACGCCGCCTACGGATGGACCTTCGTGGGCACGGACGTGGATCCCGCGGCCCTGGCCTCCTGCCGGGCCATCCTCGCCGCCAACCCCGCCCTGGCCGCCGCCGTCGAGCTGCGCCTCCAGCGGGACCCCGGCCGCATCTTCGAGGGGGTGACGGCCCCCGGCGAGGCCTTCGACCTGAGCCTCTGCAATCCCCCCTTCCACGCCAGCGCCGCCGAGGCCGCCGAAGGCACCCGGCGCAAGTGGCGCAACCTGGGCCGCCGCCCGCCCCAGGCCCGCAATTTCGGCGGCCAGGGCGCCGAACTCTGGTGCCCCGGGGGCGAAACCGCCTTCGTCACGCGCATGGCCGAGGAAAGCGCCCGCCAGCCTGGCCTCTGCACCTGGTTCTCCAGCCTGGTCTCCCGGTCCGAGAACCTCCCCGCCCTCCGCGCCGCCGTCCTGCGCGCCGGCGCCACCCGCCTGAGGATCCTGGACATGGCCCAGGGCCAAAAGCGCAGCCGCCTCCTCGCCTGGGGCTTCGACCCCCCCGCCGCCACGTAGGCCCGCGCGCCCCTCCGGCGGGTCCGTTCACCGACGCGGGGCGGGCGCTGGCCGATGGGGCCCTTGGCGGGCCGGGCGGAGGACCGAGACTGGGCATGGGAGGCCCCCATGGTCCACATCCTGCTCTGGTTCATCCTCCTGGTGCTGTGCTGGCCCCTGGCCCTGGCCCTGCTGATCCTCCTGCCCCTGGTCTGGCTGGTGCTGCTGCCCTTCCAGATCCTCGGCTTCGCGGTCCACGGGGCGCTGGCCCTGGTGAAGGCGGTCTTCCTGCTCCCGGCGCGGATCCTGGGCCTCTGAAACGGGAAAGGGGATGGGCGGAGCGCCCATCCCCTTCCGTCGGCCGGAGCCGGCCCTACCAGACCTTGATGCGGTCCGCGGGGGCCAGGTAGAGCTTCTGGCCCGGCTTCACGCCGAAGGCCTCGTACCAGGCATCCAGGTTCCGCACCACCGCGGGCCGGAAGTGGCCGGGGGTGTGGGGATCGTTCTGGAGCTGGTTGAGGAGGGCGGCGTCGCGGTACTTGGTGCGCCACACCTGGGCGAAGCCCATGAAGAACCGCTGGTCGCCGGTGAAGCCGCCGACGACCGGGGCGGGCTTGCCCTTCAGGCTGCGGTGGTAGGCGTCATAGGCCATGGTGAGGCCGGCCAGGTCGGCGATGTTCTCGCCCAGGGTCAGCTCGCCGTTGACCTTGGTGCCCGGGAGGGGCTCGTAGTCGGCGTACTGCTTGACCACCTTCTCCGTCAGGGCCGTGAAGCGCTTGACGTCCTCGGGGGTCCACCAGTCGGAGAGCTTGCCGTCCTTGTCGAACTTGCGGCCCTGGTCGTCGAAGTGGTGGCTCAGCTCGTGGCCGATGACGACGCCGATGGCGCCGTAGTTGACCGCGGGGTCGGCCTTGGGATCGAAGAACGGCGCCTGCAGGATGGCGGCGGGGAACACGATCTCGTTCCAGAGGGGGTTGGCGTAGGCGTTGACGGTCATGGGCGTCATGCCCCACTCGGAGCGGTCGATGGGCTTGCCGATCTTGTCCAGGTTGCGCTGGTACTCGAAGTCGGCGGCGCGCATGGCGTTGCCGAGGGCGTCGCCGCGCTCGACCCGGAAGCGCGAGTAGTCACGCCACTTGGAGGGGTAGCCGATCTTGGGGGTGAACTTGGCCAGCTTGGTGCGGGCCTCGGCCTTGGTCTTGGCGTCCATCCAGGGCAGGTTGGCCAGGTGCTGGTCGAAGGCGGCGATCAGGTTCTGCACGAGGGCATCGGCCTGCTTCTTGGCCTCGGGGGGGAAGTACTTTGCGACGTAAAGCTTGCCCACGGCCTCGCCCAGCACCGCGGTGGTCATGTCGACGCCGCGCTTCCAGCGGGGCTGCATCTCGGGCTGGCCCATGAGGACCTTGCCGTTGAAGGCGAAGTTCTCTTCCACGAAGGCCTTGGGGAGGAAGGCGGCGGCGCCCTTCAGGGTGTGGACGGTGAGGTAGTCCTTCCACACGGCCAGGGGCTCGGAGGCCATCAGGCGGGCCGCGCCCTCGATGGCGCTGGGGGTGGTCACCACCAGCTCCTTCTGGGAGGCCACGCCCACGGAGGCGAGGAGGGTCTTCCAGTCCACGCCGGGGTACTTGGCGTCGAGCTCGTCCACCTTGCAGGGGTTGTAGAGCTTGTCGACCTGCCGGGACTGGACCTTGGTCCAGTGGGAGGCGGCGATCTTGGTCTCCAGGTCGTAGACCGCCTTGGCCCGGGCCTCGGCGTCGGGGAGCCCGGCCAGCTTCAGCATGGCGGCCAGGTGGGCCTGGTACTTGGTGCGGATCTCCTTGAACTTCTCGATCTTGACGTCGTAGTAGTCCCGGTCGGGCATGCCGAGGCCGCCCTGGCCCACATAGACGGAGTAGATGGCGGGGTTCTTCAGGTCCTGCATGGGGGACATGCCGACGGGGAGGTCCATGCCCTGCCGCATGGCCTTGCCGAAGGCCAGGGCCAGGCCCTGGGGGTCCTTGATGGCCGCGATGGCGTCCAGGTGGGTCTTGAGGGGGGCCAGGCCCTTCTTCTCGATGGTGGCCTCGTCCATGAAGCTCGAATAGAAGTCGCCCACCTTCTGGGCCTCGCTGCCCTTCCGGGCGCCCTTGGCGGCCGCGGCGGCCTCCACGATGCCCTTGGTGCGCTCCTGGCTCAGGTCGTGCAGGACATGGAACATGCCGAAGCTGGCCTTGTCGGCGGGGATCTCGAGCTTGCGCACGTACTGGCCGTTGACGTAGCCATTGAAGTCGTCGCCGGGGGCGACGGCCGTATCCATGCCGGCCAGATCGATGCCGAAGGTGCCGAGGGTGGGCTTCTGGGCCTTGACCGCGGCCCGGGTCTCAGGCGCGCGGGCGGCGAGGGGCGCCGACAGCACCAGGGCGCCGGCGGCGAGGGCCAGAAGGATTCCATGTCGAGACATACGTTCTCCCTTGGGAATGATCCTGCAAGGGTAACGCGCCTCGGGGACCGCCGGTTTAGCCGGGGCTGTGACCTCGGGCAAGAGTGATCCGGCCCGGAAAGGACTGCGCTACTTGGGGTTCTGGGGCGCGTCCCGCTTGTAGAACTGGGCCTGGCCCATGACGGGGAAGGCCCTGGCCTCGAGCTCCCGGAGCTGGGCGGGCGCGTAGGGGGTGAATTCCCGGGCGATCCGCACGTTCTCCTCCAGCTGGGCCACGTTGTCGACGCCCACGATGACCGTGGAGACCCCGTGGCTGAGCGTGTAGCCCATGGCCTCGCGCATCGTCAGGGTGCCGGGACGGGTGGCCTTCACGGCCCCCCGCTGCTGGGCCACGGGCGGCGGGGTCCAGGAGGCCAGCAGGCGCCCCCGGGCCGGGACCTTCATGCCGATGATCCCCATGCCCTTCTCCAGGGCCAGGGCGAGGAGGGGCTGGAAGGTGAGGTGGTGGGGATCCGCGGCGTTGAAGGCCATGAGCACCGTGTCGAAGGGGAAGCGGCGGATGGCCTCCATGAGCACCTGGGGATCCGTGTGGCCGGAGAGGCCCAGGAAGCGGACCAGGCCCTGCTCCTTGGCCTCCCGGAAGGCCTCGAGGGCGCCGCCCTTGGCGCAGACGGCGTCCACGTCGGCGGGGGTGGCCATGGCATGGAGCTGCCACAGGTCCACGTGGTCGGTCTGCAGGAGCTTGAGGGAGGTCTCCAGCAGGCGCAGGGAGCCGTCCCGGTCCCGGGCGTGGGTCTTGGTGGCGACGAAGGCCTCGGCCCGGCGCCGCTTCAGGACCCGGCCCAGGTACTGCTCGCTCCAGCGGGCCTCGCCCCCGTAGCGGGCGGAGGTGTCCAGGTAGTTGACGCCCAGGTCCAGGGCCCGCTCGATGAGGGGCACGGCGATGGCTTCGTTGTGGGGCTGCTCGATGGCGGCCTGGCCCCCCAGGCTGAAGATCCCGACCAAATGGCCGGTCCGCCCGAGGTTCCGGGTGGGCATGGCCTTGGCGGTGCGGGGGTTCCAGGGTTCGAGGACCGGGCGGGGGGCGGCCGGCGCCGCTTCCTCGGCGCCCAGTCGGGTCGCCATCAGGCCCAGGGCCGCGCCCGCGCCCAGCTTCAGGAGGTCCCGGCGATCGAGGGAGGAGGTGGTCATGGCGGCGCTCCAGGGGGTCCCCAGTTTAGCGCCGCAGACCTCAGGTGAGGCCGGGCCAGTCGGCGGTGCCCCTCGCCCGGGCGAAAGCCTCCCGGATGCGGGCGACGGCCGGGGCCGGCAGGGGGCCCCGCGCCAGAATGCGCAGGTTGGCCTCGGCGCTCTCCCGGCGGGTGGTGCCGATGGACAGCACGTGGGGCCCCGCCAGGGCGAGGCTGAAGCGCAGGGCCAGCTCCGGCCAGGGATCGGGCCCCTGGCCCCCCAGGTCCTCCGGATCCAGGCCCATGGCCTTGAAGCGGTCCACGTAGGGCTTCACGTAGTCCCGGTAGATGCCCTCCTGGGCCTCCAGGGGCTTCCAGCAGGCGTTGGCCACGGTCCGCTTGAGGATGACGCCCTGGCCGCCCCGGGCGGCGGCGGGCAGGGCGGTCTCCAGGTTGGCCTGGTCCACCAGGTTGGCCGAGCACATGAGCACGTCCACGCCGGGCAGCTCCGCGGCGTAGGCGGCCGCGGCGTTGTCCCCCGAATAGCCCGCGAAGCGGATCTTGCCGGCCTCCTTGGCCCTCAGCAAGGCCCCCAGGGCCTCGCCCGCCTTGAGGACCTCCAGGGGGCAGGTGTGGAGGAGCATGACGTCCAGGTGATCCGTGCGGAGGCGGCGCAGGGAACGATCCACCGTCCGGGTCACCACGTCCGCGGACCAGTCCTCGCCGGGCACGTCCGGCAGCTTCCGGCCGCACTTGGACAGCAGGACGAAGTCGCCCCGCCGGTGGGCGACGGCCCCGCCGATCAGCTCCTCGGAGCCCAGGTAGGCCGCCGCCGTGTCGATGACGTTCACCCCCTGGTCCAGGAGGAAGCCCAGCACCTCCGCCGCCCGGTCCGCGTCCGCGCCCAGGTAGCCGATGGGGCCCGCCCCGAAGGCCAGGCGCGAGACCCGCAACCCCGTCCGTCCGAATGTCACCTGGTCCATGGGTGCCTCCCGGGGTCATTGTAGGCGCCTGGGCGACATCCAACAGGGGAGGAGGTCCCATGACCGAGCCCATGCCCAAGGACGGCAACCTGAAATCCCCCGCGACCCGCACCACCGGCGAGGAGGCGCCGGACGCGCCCTGATCATCGCTCCACCCGCCGCGCGGCCCAGATCCGCACATCCTGGCGCTCCACCAGGTGGGCGAGGGCCGGCCGCGGGGGCAGGTGCAGGCCCAGGGGCTCGGCCAGGGTGTTGCTCTGCAGGTCCGCCTCGCAGGGCCGCAGTTCCCACGGGCCGTGGTCGAGGTCGCTGCGGAGCAGGCCGCCGTCCCGGGCCCGGGTGTAAAGGGCGAAGCGGGAGGTGAGCCAGTCCTCCAGGCTTCCGGGCACGGGCCGGAAGGGCGCGCCCACGGCGCGGTAGCGGCCCGTGAACGAGGCGGAGGGCGCCCCCCGGTGGGTGCGCCAGCTGGCGAAGTGCACCCAGCCCCCGCCGCGCACGTGGGCCATGCGGGCCCGCAGGTAGGGGAGGCGCGGGTGGATGCGGGCGGCCCGGACGAGGAGGGCCTTGTCCGCGTCCAGGCTGAAGAACCATATGCCGGGCTTCCGTCCGTCGGTCACGTACGTGCGCAGGTTCAGCTCCAGGTACGAGGCCGCGCCGGGAATGGGGGGGAGCCAGCGGAGGCGGGTGCCGGAGACGGCGAAGGGCACGATGCCCAGCCAGGCGACGCCCTGGTGCGTGTCCAGGGTCAGGCCCTTCGGCAAGCGGCACGCCAGGGCCTCCGCCGGCACGGGCCAGTGGAGGAAGGCGAGGTCGTTCCAGCGCATGGCGAGGAGCCAGGGGCCGGGGGGCGGTGCGGTGTCAGGTCGAGCGTCCATGGTGCCTCCCGCGGGGTCCCGGACCCCGGTGGAGGGTTGGATGCTACCGGCCCCCCGGATAATGGGCCTGGAGTTCGCGCAGCACCCAGGCGTTCCCCTTCTCGAAGAAAGCCTTCATCTTCTGGGATTCCTCGTCCGGTCCGTAGCCGACCATGGCCACCCGCAGGCGCGTGGCCCCCTTCCCTTCGGGCGTGAGGGTGAAGACCGTCCACACCCTGGCGTAGGCGTTCATGAACGGGAAACCCTTCGGCGGCCGATGGATGCGGGTCACGAGGACGCGCCCCGGGTCGTAGGCCACGATCTCCGTGTGGATGGCCGCCTCCGAATCCAGGGGGACCTTGGGGTCGTAGGCGGTGCGCAGGAGCCCGCCGGGCCGGAAGTCGATGTCCGCCGCTCCCACGCCCAGCTTCAGGACCCCCTCGGCCGTGGTGAGCACCCGCCAGAGCTCCTCGGGCGGCGCCTGGATCACCGCTTCGGTCACCAGGGGCGTCATTTCGGCGGGCCCGGCGGCCAGGACCCAGGTCAGGAGAACGGGGACGGCGCGGATCATGGGGCCTCCGGGGGGCCCAGCATGCCGCAATCCTCCGGCCCTGTCACCCCTTCGCGCGCACCCGCGCCACGGCCGCCTCGAGCTGGGCGCGGGAGATCAGGCCATCGGACGTGGCCCGGAGGCCGCAGGTGTGCCGGGCCCCCAGCTGGCCCCGCAGCGCGGCCTCCTCCAGCGACCGGCCCTCCAGGACGTAGGCGGTGAGGAAGCCCACGGCCAGGGCGTCCCCGGCGCCGTTGGTGTCGAGCACGGGCGTGCCCGTGTCCACGGCCGGAAAGAACCGCACCTCCCGCCCGGTGGCCACGGCGCAGCCCTGGGCGCCCCGGCCGCAGACCACCACCCGGTCCGGCCGCTGGGCGGCGAGGCGGCGCATGAAGGGCGCCGGATCCGGGAAGTTGGTCCCCGAGAAGAAGAGGAGGTCCGCCGCCTCCATGAAGTCGCGCCGGTAGGGATCCGCGGGGTCCACCACGTCCTGGAGGTCGCAGGCGATGCGGAGGCCCGCCTCCCGGGCCAGGGGCAGGAGGCGGCGGGCCCAATCCGGGATGTTGACGTGGGCCAGGCGGGCGCCCGCCATCACCGCCCGGCAGAGGGCGGGGTCCGGATCCGCGTGGCGCTTGCAGTCGTAGAAGTTCTTCCGGCGGCCGTCCCCGTACATGAAGTTCACGCTGCGGGCCGTGCCGCCGGGATCCGGGGCGAGGGCCCGCACATCGATGCCGTCCGCCGCCAGGGTCTCCCGGATGGCGCGGCCGGCGAAGTCGTCCCCCACGTGGCCGATGAAGCCCGTGCGCAGGCCCAGCCGCGCGTAGCCCCGGCTGGCATAGCCGCCGGCCTGCCCCACGCAGTCCAGGTTCTCCGTGAAGTTGGCCTCCACCTCGAAATCGATGTCCCGGCCCGGCAGGTACACGTTGGTGTCCAGGCCCACGCATCCGATGACGACGACATCCAGGGGGTGGCCCATGGGGTCCTCCGGCGGGCGCTTCGACCGGCCCCCCGCATCATGGGCGCCCTCGAAGGGACCGTCAACCGAGGGTGGCGCCGCCGTTCCGCCGGACCCGGGCCGCGCGGACCAGGTGGCCGAGGCCGGCGGCCAGCGCCACCAGGGCCGCGCCGCCATGGACCCAGGCGAAGGCCGCCCGGAGGCCGGGGGCCACCGCCACCTGGACCAGGTAGCCGCTGAGGACGAGCACCGGGGCCGCCACCCCGACGAGCACCCCCGTGCGCCGGCCGGGCACGCCCCCGCCCCGGTAGGCGGGCAGGGCGTGGAGGCCCGCCACGACCCCCAGGATGAAGACCATCACCGGGCCCGCCAGCACATGGGCGTGCTGGAGCCCCGCCTGCCAGGGATGGGCCTCCGGCCCGAACTCCGTCATCCGGGCGCCGAAGTAGCGGGTCCACCCGTAGCCCAGCCCCGTGGCCGTGCTGGCCGCCGCGGACCAGCGGAAGAGGATGCGCACCGGCCGGCTCACGGGTGGATCCCGTACAGCACCTGGGCCAGGGCCAGGCCCCGCCGGGCGGCGTCCGTGAGCGCGCCCGCGGTGAGGGTCGCCCCGGAGAGGGGGCGGATGCCCCGCTTCAGGGCCAGGTCGCCATCCAGCCGCCGCCCCTGGAACTGGCGGAGCCAGGGTTCCCGGGCCTGGTAGTCCGGCGGTTCCCGGAAGGCCACCAGCTCCACCCGGAGGATCCGGCCGTCGGCGCCCACGGCCACCAGCACGGTCTCGTCCAGGGTCCGCACCCGGTGGGTGTCCAGGAAGGCCACCCCCACCCGGACCCCGCCGCGGGTCGCCTCGAAGGCCACCGCCGAGGGCCGGACCGGCGTCCCCGCCAGGGCCTGGGCCTCCCTCGCCTGGGCCTCGGTGAGGGCGTGGTCCCGCTTCTGCAGCGCGGCGCCCGGGAAGGCCAGGGCCGCCGCCTCCTGGGGGGCGGGAAAGGCGCCGGTCAGGGGCGCGGCCAGAAGCGCGGCCAGGACGAGGGACGGCTTCACGGGGCCTCCTTCAGGTAGATGGGATGGAGGGCCTGGAAGGCCCGGGAGGCCCGGGGCGGCGCCCCGTGGCCCAGGAAGAGCGCCGCCACCCCGTTCCGCTCCGCCCAGGCGAGCCCCGCCCGGGGGCCGAGCACGTAGAGGGCCGTGCTGAGGATATCGGCCTCCAGGCCCCCGGGGGCCACCACGGCCACGGCCCCCCAGTCCGGGCAGGGCCGGCCCGTGCGGGGATCCAGCAGATGGCGCCCCCGCTCCGCGCAGCCGCTGGTGCTCAGGGAGGCGTCCACCAGGCGGAGGCGGACCCGGGCCCGCGACCGGTCCCGGGGGTCGGCGATGTCGGCGGGCCAGGCCCCGCCCCAGGCCAGGAGCTGGCCCCCGAAGTCCAGCAGGCCCCGGGCGGCGCCCCGGGCCTGGGCCTCGGCCCGGGCCCGGTCGAGGGCGTAGCCCTTGAGGAAGCCCCCCTCCTCCA
Encoded here:
- a CDS encoding M13 family metallopeptidase — protein: MMRTSLLARLAAGALILAPTVLAAADKAPAHASRCVLGAFGIDTEGMDRTLLPGDDWAGYAGGAYMRKLEIPADRSDYGMFTMLRDLSQKRTRVLVEAVAKKPAKPGTEAQKIKDLYTSFMDEKAIEAAGLAPIQPILGGIQAIGDRQALSAWLGKAMRTGGRGPLGLRAAQDMKNPDIISVMVGAGGLGLPDRDYYLDAKNPKFGPIREKYVKHIAAMLTLAGIKDADAKAAGIYGLEKKLAEVHWTRVQSRQREKLYNPCAVADLETTYPGVGWAALLQAAGIPKQERLIVTQPSAVAGTGKLLASEPLEVWKDYLTFHTLGHFSSVLPKAFGETSFAFNGRVLNGQPEETARWKRGVDLTDRVLGEAVGKLYVAKYFPPEAKQQMDVMVKNIIAAMDRRLSNLAWMDAHTKAEARAKLARFTPKIGYPGKWRDYARLEVKAGDPVGNLLRAAEFEFQRSLDKIGKPIDRSEWGMTPMTVNAYANPSWNEIVFPAAILQAPFFDPKADPAVNYGAIGAVIGHEISHHFDDQGRKYDKDGKLSDWWTPEDVKRFTALTDRLVKQYAAYEPLKGSHVNGELTLGENIADLAGVTVAYEAYHASLAGKPGKVLGGFTPDQRFYLGFAQVWRQKYRDEELLKRVMTDPHTPGFLRPNVVRNLDAWYEAFGVKPGQKLYLAPADRVRIW
- a CDS encoding thioredoxin family protein, whose translation is MRAFLVTALLAATLPGLAAPPDAKAPQTGPYDPARDSFKDLEAAKAEAARSGRRILLIVGGNWCPWCHRLHGLFAADAELAGLRDRAFVTVPVDFSKAHRNEAFLAQFPKVPGYPHLFVLDAAGKLLHSQDTGVLEQDKGYDRAKIAAFIEAWKPKA
- the rlmF gene encoding 23S rRNA (adenine(1618)-N(6))-methyltransferase RlmF, which encodes MPSMRKLQPPATRPGLHPANPHRAPYAFEALVAAVPSLGPHVRRNPAGLPTIDFADPTAVRLLNRALLATTYGVRDWDLPEGYLVPPVPGRADTIHHLAGLFAAPRGLRVLEIGVGAGLIHPILGHAAYGWTFVGTDVDPAALASCRAILAANPALAAAVELRLQRDPGRIFEGVTAPGEAFDLSLCNPPFHASAAEAAEGTRRKWRNLGRRPPQARNFGGQGAELWCPGGETAFVTRMAEESARQPGLCTWFSSLVSRSENLPALRAAVLRAGATRLRILDMAQGQKRSRLLAWGFDPPAAT
- a CDS encoding ExbD/TolR family protein; translation: MDLSRARADINITPLIDIVLVLLIVFIVLVPGLVPALKVAVPQIVDGPRGLPAPPIVVSLDGEGRLFLQREAVDAATLRARVAEAVLLQPAGLRKVFLKVDAALPHQRAVDVLGELHAASDLARAATLAKVGPRGEDGGEIRVAVSLLKTSPAAL
- a CDS encoding porin family protein, encoding MRTAPLSLALLLAAAPLAAQTPDLAEKVERLSREVERLKAEAAPAQPSSTSILGYGEIVFSRYRRDGAKDTADLRRFVLGVTHAFDADTELVTEVEVEHAVSSADDKGEVEIEQAYILHRLSPAWSIRAGLFLVPSGLLNERHEPTVYYGVERNLVETAIIPSTWREGGVQVAGDLGSGFLLQAGVSTGFDLGKWDASSTEGAESPLGAVHQELSGAKAHDLAVFGALNWRGVPGLHLGASIFHGKGSHAASGVPPLSATLWEAHGRWTPGAWDLSALYARGEISGTAAFNQPLVGFPTLMPRTFDGWYVQAARQVWASGPRALAAFARFETVNTAAAFATLSPASLTPAPARAERVWTAGASFNLNPHVVVKADLRRFREDRNQDRFNLGLGWAF
- a CDS encoding MTH1187 family thiamine-binding protein, whose amino-acid sequence is MHVIADFTVVPVGVGVSLSPYIAELERVLQASGLTFETHANGTNLEGDWEAVFGTIRACHERLHAMGVPRIHTDVKFGTRSDREQRMGDKLRSLREKLG